In the Brachyhypopomus gauderio isolate BG-103 chromosome 4, BGAUD_0.2, whole genome shotgun sequence genome, one interval contains:
- the LOC143511742 gene encoding interferon-induced protein 44-like isoform X1 yields the protein MLSSTVLYRLFPQVFVKDSIMGGNQSKPEFNTVLGDITVGNGEQISLSCEANNTGLTVTWEKDGYKLKCVQDKHIMEQKETESEVWKTKCSLKIQNADERDQGNYTINLKNELGTASCSAMVTVELKEWRTVQWNQKAMVPSVKEFKIDNDQVKELRFLLYGAVGVGKSSTVNTIRTIFEGRPFVGCLAEAAAGRSFTKTYEKYGIANGREGMLPLAFNDIMGVEKGESAGVRTDDIINAMKGHITEGYVFHTEFPITEKDPKYRRNPSLSDRIHCLVSVVGADKIKMMDQEFINKMKKVREAASGMGIPQVVFMTRVDLACPMTKGNLKNIYRSRKIKEIMNTCSNLLGVPMNCIFPVKNYHDEIHVKEDINCLMLDALTQIVHWAHDFVVTCSTIPIHKE from the exons ATTCAATCATGGGAGGGAATCAGTCCAAACCCG AATTCAACACAGTTTTGGGTGATATAACTGTGGGAAATGGAGAACAAATCAGTCTTTCCTGTGAGGCAAACAACACAGGATTAACAGTGACATGGGAGAAGGATGGCTATAAACTAAAGTGTGTACAGGACAAACACATCATGGAACAAAAAGAGACAGAATCAGAAGTTTGGAAAACAAAGTGTTCATTGAAAATCCAGAATGCAGATGAGCGAGATCAGGGGAATTATACCATAAATCTGAAGAATGAATTGGGTACTGCTTCCTGCTCTGCCATGGTGACTGTTG AACTCAAGGAGTGGAGGACAGTACAATGGAA TCAAAAAGCAATGGTCCCTTCTGTAAAGGAATTTAAAATTGATAATGACCAAGTCAAAGAGCTTCGCTTCCTCCTGTATGGAGCAGTTGGAGTAGGAAAATCCAGCACTGTAAACACCATCAGAACCATTTTTGAAGGACGTCCGTTTGTTGGTTGTCTGGCTGAGGCAGCGGCTGGTAGGAGTTTTactaaaact TATGAAAAATATGGGATAGCCAATGGGAGAGAAGGAATGTTACCTCTGGCCTTCAATGACATAATGGGTGTAGAAAAAGGAGAATCTGCAGGAGTCCGCACTGATGACATCATCAATGCCATGAAAGGACACATTACAGAGGGTTATGTG TTCCACACTGAATTTCCAATTACTGAAAAAGATCCCAAGTACCGCAGAAATCCCAGCCTGAGTGATCGGATTCACTGCCTAGTGAGTGTTGTAGGAGCAGACAAGATTAAAATGATGGATCAAGAATTTATCAACAAAATGAAGAAAGTTAGAGAAGCAGCAAGTGGAATGG GAATTCCTCAGGTGGTCTTTATGACTAGAGTTGATCTTGCCTGCCCAATGACAAAAGGAAATTTGAAAAACATCTACAGGAGCAGGAAGATCAAGGAAATT ATGAATACATGCAGTAATTTGCTGGGTGTTCCAATGAATTGTATCTTCCCTGTGAAGAACTACCATGACGAGATCCATGTGAAGGAGgatataaactgtttgatgcTGGATGCCCTAACACAGATTGTTCACTGGGCTCATGACTTTGTGGTCACATGCTCCACTATTCCAATAcacaaagaataa
- the LOC143511742 gene encoding interferon-induced protein 44-like isoform X2: MGGNQSKPEFNTVLGDITVGNGEQISLSCEANNTGLTVTWEKDGYKLKCVQDKHIMEQKETESEVWKTKCSLKIQNADERDQGNYTINLKNELGTASCSAMVTVELKEWRTVQWNQKAMVPSVKEFKIDNDQVKELRFLLYGAVGVGKSSTVNTIRTIFEGRPFVGCLAEAAAGRSFTKTYEKYGIANGREGMLPLAFNDIMGVEKGESAGVRTDDIINAMKGHITEGYVFHTEFPITEKDPKYRRNPSLSDRIHCLVSVVGADKIKMMDQEFINKMKKVREAASGMGIPQVVFMTRVDLACPMTKGNLKNIYRSRKIKEIMNTCSNLLGVPMNCIFPVKNYHDEIHVKEDINCLMLDALTQIVHWAHDFVVTCSTIPIHKE; this comes from the exons ATGGGAGGGAATCAGTCCAAACCCG AATTCAACACAGTTTTGGGTGATATAACTGTGGGAAATGGAGAACAAATCAGTCTTTCCTGTGAGGCAAACAACACAGGATTAACAGTGACATGGGAGAAGGATGGCTATAAACTAAAGTGTGTACAGGACAAACACATCATGGAACAAAAAGAGACAGAATCAGAAGTTTGGAAAACAAAGTGTTCATTGAAAATCCAGAATGCAGATGAGCGAGATCAGGGGAATTATACCATAAATCTGAAGAATGAATTGGGTACTGCTTCCTGCTCTGCCATGGTGACTGTTG AACTCAAGGAGTGGAGGACAGTACAATGGAA TCAAAAAGCAATGGTCCCTTCTGTAAAGGAATTTAAAATTGATAATGACCAAGTCAAAGAGCTTCGCTTCCTCCTGTATGGAGCAGTTGGAGTAGGAAAATCCAGCACTGTAAACACCATCAGAACCATTTTTGAAGGACGTCCGTTTGTTGGTTGTCTGGCTGAGGCAGCGGCTGGTAGGAGTTTTactaaaact TATGAAAAATATGGGATAGCCAATGGGAGAGAAGGAATGTTACCTCTGGCCTTCAATGACATAATGGGTGTAGAAAAAGGAGAATCTGCAGGAGTCCGCACTGATGACATCATCAATGCCATGAAAGGACACATTACAGAGGGTTATGTG TTCCACACTGAATTTCCAATTACTGAAAAAGATCCCAAGTACCGCAGAAATCCCAGCCTGAGTGATCGGATTCACTGCCTAGTGAGTGTTGTAGGAGCAGACAAGATTAAAATGATGGATCAAGAATTTATCAACAAAATGAAGAAAGTTAGAGAAGCAGCAAGTGGAATGG GAATTCCTCAGGTGGTCTTTATGACTAGAGTTGATCTTGCCTGCCCAATGACAAAAGGAAATTTGAAAAACATCTACAGGAGCAGGAAGATCAAGGAAATT ATGAATACATGCAGTAATTTGCTGGGTGTTCCAATGAATTGTATCTTCCCTGTGAAGAACTACCATGACGAGATCCATGTGAAGGAGgatataaactgtttgatgcTGGATGCCCTAACACAGATTGTTCACTGGGCTCATGACTTTGTGGTCACATGCTCCACTATTCCAATAcacaaagaataa
- the LOC143511742 gene encoding interferon-induced protein 44-like isoform X3 produces the protein MEQKETESEVWKTKCSLKIQNADERDQGNYTINLKNELGTASCSAMVTVELKEWRTVQWNQKAMVPSVKEFKIDNDQVKELRFLLYGAVGVGKSSTVNTIRTIFEGRPFVGCLAEAAAGRSFTKTYEKYGIANGREGMLPLAFNDIMGVEKGESAGVRTDDIINAMKGHITEGYVFHTEFPITEKDPKYRRNPSLSDRIHCLVSVVGADKIKMMDQEFINKMKKVREAASGMGIPQVVFMTRVDLACPMTKGNLKNIYRSRKIKEIMNTCSNLLGVPMNCIFPVKNYHDEIHVKEDINCLMLDALTQIVHWAHDFVVTCSTIPIHKE, from the exons ATGGAACAAAAAGAGACAGAATCAGAAGTTTGGAAAACAAAGTGTTCATTGAAAATCCAGAATGCAGATGAGCGAGATCAGGGGAATTATACCATAAATCTGAAGAATGAATTGGGTACTGCTTCCTGCTCTGCCATGGTGACTGTTG AACTCAAGGAGTGGAGGACAGTACAATGGAA TCAAAAAGCAATGGTCCCTTCTGTAAAGGAATTTAAAATTGATAATGACCAAGTCAAAGAGCTTCGCTTCCTCCTGTATGGAGCAGTTGGAGTAGGAAAATCCAGCACTGTAAACACCATCAGAACCATTTTTGAAGGACGTCCGTTTGTTGGTTGTCTGGCTGAGGCAGCGGCTGGTAGGAGTTTTactaaaact TATGAAAAATATGGGATAGCCAATGGGAGAGAAGGAATGTTACCTCTGGCCTTCAATGACATAATGGGTGTAGAAAAAGGAGAATCTGCAGGAGTCCGCACTGATGACATCATCAATGCCATGAAAGGACACATTACAGAGGGTTATGTG TTCCACACTGAATTTCCAATTACTGAAAAAGATCCCAAGTACCGCAGAAATCCCAGCCTGAGTGATCGGATTCACTGCCTAGTGAGTGTTGTAGGAGCAGACAAGATTAAAATGATGGATCAAGAATTTATCAACAAAATGAAGAAAGTTAGAGAAGCAGCAAGTGGAATGG GAATTCCTCAGGTGGTCTTTATGACTAGAGTTGATCTTGCCTGCCCAATGACAAAAGGAAATTTGAAAAACATCTACAGGAGCAGGAAGATCAAGGAAATT ATGAATACATGCAGTAATTTGCTGGGTGTTCCAATGAATTGTATCTTCCCTGTGAAGAACTACCATGACGAGATCCATGTGAAGGAGgatataaactgtttgatgcTGGATGCCCTAACACAGATTGTTCACTGGGCTCATGACTTTGTGGTCACATGCTCCACTATTCCAATAcacaaagaataa